A single Candidatus Aminicenantes bacterium DNA region contains:
- a CDS encoding N-acetyl-gamma-glutamyl-phosphate reductase, producing the protein MSKITVTVAGASGFTGGELLRLLLFHPRVEVIAATSERNRGKPVALIHPNLYRHTRLRFSSMEELPSSDFLFLALPHGESSRRIHLLSDKASKIIDLSADFRIADPTVYRQCYGKEHPAPEWLSQFIYGIVEVNRERIRTATRVSGAGCNATAAILALWPLAHAGLLDDSWIICDIKTGTSQAGAAHSAAGHHPVRSGSVRSYKPTGHRHGTEIRNCLNHEQIRISTTGLDIVRGILATCHLSLPAGLDDRKLRGVFRAAYAEEPFIRIVKKSSGVFRYPDPRLLAGSNICDIGFEINRDENSLVVLSALDNLMKGAAGQAIHCMNLMAGFPETCGLQFQGLYP; encoded by the coding sequence ATGTCGAAAATCACCGTTACTGTTGCCGGCGCTTCCGGATTCACCGGTGGAGAATTGCTGCGTTTACTCTTATTCCATCCACGCGTAGAGGTTATCGCCGCCACTTCAGAACGCAATCGCGGCAAACCTGTTGCGTTGATTCACCCCAACCTGTATAGACACACCCGCCTGCGTTTCTCTTCGATGGAAGAGTTGCCGAGCAGTGACTTTCTCTTTCTGGCCCTTCCCCATGGAGAAAGCAGCCGGCGTATCCACCTTTTGAGTGACAAGGCGTCAAAAATCATCGACTTGAGCGCGGATTTCCGCATTGCGGATCCAACCGTTTATCGTCAATGCTACGGCAAAGAGCACCCCGCTCCAGAATGGCTCAGTCAATTTATTTACGGCATCGTGGAAGTAAACCGCGAGCGTATCCGTACCGCAACCCGCGTCAGCGGGGCCGGGTGCAATGCCACTGCCGCCATTCTGGCATTATGGCCCCTGGCCCACGCCGGACTGCTCGACGACAGCTGGATCATCTGTGATATCAAGACCGGCACCAGCCAGGCGGGAGCCGCCCATTCCGCGGCCGGCCATCATCCCGTCCGCAGCGGGTCAGTGCGCAGTTACAAGCCTACCGGACATCGGCACGGCACCGAGATTCGAAATTGCTTGAACCATGAACAGATCAGAATCAGCACCACCGGCCTCGACATTGTTCGCGGCATTCTGGCTACCTGTCACCTTTCTCTTCCCGCGGGTCTGGATGACCGCAAACTGCGGGGGGTTTTCAGAGCCGCCTATGCGGAAGAGCCGTTTATCCGTATCGTCAAAAAGTCATCTGGAGTTTTTCGCTATCCGGACCCTCGCCTGCTGGCGGGAAGCAACATCTGTGATATCGGTTTTGAAATCAATCGCGATGAGAACAGTCTGGTCGTTCTTTCCGCCCTGGACAATCTGATGAAGGGAGCGGCCGGGCAAGCAATCCACTGCATGAACCTGATGGCCGGGTTTCCCGAGACCTGCGGCCTTCAATTTCAAGGGCTATATCCCTGA
- a CDS encoding acetylglutamate kinase, translating into MNIIKIGGGSSVNVGGILDDLKKLERPAVIVHGANAWRDELAGHLNRPIRRLVSESGRSSVYSDDSLLDLQLMAYAGLRNKRIVEMCQQRGFNAVGLTGLDGGLVRARRNPGIRIVENNRKRLVRDLSGKPEALNFPLLDYLLKSNYLPVITVPFLDERGNAVNSENDDLVSLLHRELQAQRIFFFIEAPGLLRDPLNNSSIIHRLTPPELETEITRSDGRMGRKLHALKAILAIPPVTVFICDGRLEHPVQHALNGSGTCISA; encoded by the coding sequence GTGAACATCATAAAAATCGGCGGTGGTTCATCCGTAAATGTCGGCGGCATTCTCGATGACCTAAAGAAACTGGAAAGACCGGCCGTCATCGTTCATGGCGCCAATGCCTGGCGCGACGAGCTGGCCGGACACCTGAACCGGCCGATTCGCCGGTTGGTCTCTGAAAGCGGCCGTTCCAGTGTCTATTCCGACGACTCACTCCTGGACCTGCAGCTCATGGCCTACGCGGGCCTGCGCAATAAGCGTATCGTAGAGATGTGCCAGCAGCGGGGATTTAATGCCGTGGGACTCACCGGCCTGGACGGCGGCCTGGTACGGGCTCGGCGCAACCCGGGGATCCGAATCGTGGAGAATAACCGGAAACGGCTTGTTCGCGATCTATCGGGCAAACCTGAAGCGCTGAACTTTCCCCTGCTGGACTACCTGTTGAAGTCAAATTATCTTCCAGTAATCACCGTACCCTTTCTCGACGAGAGAGGAAACGCGGTCAACAGCGAAAACGACGACCTGGTCAGCCTCCTTCACCGGGAATTGCAGGCGCAGCGCATCTTTTTTTTCATTGAAGCCCCTGGACTGCTGCGGGATCCCCTGAACAACTCATCCATAATCCACCGCCTGACACCACCCGAGCTTGAAACGGAAATCACGCGCTCCGATGGCAGAATGGGGCGTAAATTGCATGCGTTGAAAGCGATTCTGGCCATACCTCCTGTTACGGTTTTTATCTGTGACGGTCGGTTGGAGCACCCCGTTCAGCATGCCCTAAACGGAAGCGGAACATGCATCAGCGCGTAA
- a CDS encoding aspartate aminotransferase family protein: protein MHQRVMSRSEPRQMNFSANRGIRLIKGENATIYDDCGRTYIDLASAHGVAAVGHAHPAVARAVAFQSQHLLSCPGSFSNDARDRLISALSRVTPPALNRFFFCNSGTEAVEAALKLAAISNGRSRFVAFKRSFHGRTIGALGVTWPPGYREPFHSLLPQVTFLPFNQVEGLIKAIDHTVAAVIVEGVQGEGGVYPARADFLCEIQSACNESDACLILDEIQTGGGRTGKFWAHSHFGVTPDIICFAKALGGGFPFGGIACGPRIMEKPGIHGSTFGGNPVACAAAAAALSIIESQDLCVMAAEKGEIIIEQLQREPLPGVRDIRGLGCMVGIELEYAVTPLLKRLQARGVIALAAGPHVMRLLPPLTIPEEQLLRALDTLITLLKNPHPKKPCS from the coding sequence ATGCATCAGCGCGTAATGTCGCGGTCGGAGCCGCGGCAAATGAACTTTTCCGCCAATCGCGGCATACGCCTGATCAAGGGCGAAAACGCCACTATTTATGATGACTGCGGTCGCACCTACATCGATCTGGCCTCCGCACACGGAGTCGCCGCGGTCGGGCATGCCCACCCGGCCGTTGCCCGGGCCGTGGCTTTTCAAAGCCAACATCTGCTCAGTTGCCCGGGCAGTTTTTCCAATGATGCCCGCGACAGATTGATCTCAGCCCTTTCCCGGGTAACGCCTCCCGCCCTTAACCGCTTCTTTTTCTGCAACTCCGGCACGGAAGCGGTTGAAGCCGCCCTGAAACTGGCCGCTATCAGTAACGGCAGATCACGATTTGTCGCGTTTAAAAGGAGCTTTCACGGACGCACCATCGGCGCCCTGGGCGTAACCTGGCCTCCCGGGTACCGCGAACCATTTCATTCCCTATTGCCGCAAGTGACGTTCCTGCCTTTCAACCAGGTGGAAGGCTTGATCAAAGCGATTGATCATACCGTGGCGGCCGTAATCGTGGAAGGAGTTCAGGGCGAAGGGGGTGTGTACCCGGCCCGGGCGGATTTTCTTTGCGAAATCCAGTCAGCCTGCAACGAGAGCGATGCATGCCTGATTCTGGATGAAATCCAGACTGGAGGCGGTCGGACCGGAAAATTCTGGGCGCACAGCCACTTCGGGGTTACGCCGGACATCATCTGTTTCGCCAAGGCCCTGGGGGGAGGCTTCCCTTTCGGTGGCATCGCCTGCGGACCGCGGATAATGGAAAAACCCGGAATTCATGGCTCTACGTTCGGCGGCAACCCCGTGGCCTGCGCCGCAGCCGCCGCAGCCCTGTCTATTATTGAGTCCCAGGACCTGTGCGTTATGGCCGCTGAGAAAGGCGAGATCATCATCGAGCAATTGCAGCGGGAGCCCTTGCCCGGGGTTCGAGATATCCGCGGCCTCGGATGCATGGTGGGAATCGAACTGGAATACGCCGTTACGCCATTGCTCAAACGGCTGCAGGCACGGGGCGTCATCGCCCTGGCGGCCGGGCCTCACGTCATGCGTCTGCTACCGCCGCTGACAATCCCGGAAGAACAATTGCTCCGTGCCCTGGATACATTGATCACACTATTGAAAAACCCCCATCCCAAAAAACCATGTTCATGA